In the genome of Massilia sp. UMI-21, the window AAGCGCCCCGCTTGTCGAATGCTGTCGCCCGACTAATTATCTTTCCGACATGATTGCTTCGCGGGGCGGCGGGAGGCGTTTCCGCTGGCGTCGCGGCCGAGTTTGTCGGGCAGGTCCTACAGTCGGCTTTCCCCTGTGCCGATAGGCACGCTCCCTGAGAGGACTACCATGGGAACACGACGAACCGAGAAGGAGAACAGCATGGCTGAAAACAAAGGCAAAGGCGTCAAGGGCCGGCCGTATGACGAACTGAGCGGCGTTGGCACCAGCGATGCCGGGATCACCGGCACCACCGGCAACCTGAACGACAGCGGCAACGACGGCGGCGTCGGCCAACCGCCGCTGCGCGACGAGGGCAACCGACAGAGCGTGGCCGACGACGGCCAGACCGGCAGCACCCCCGCCCTGGGCAATGCGCAGCGCGTGCCGCAGCACTACCACAAGGAAGGCGACAAGGACGCCGCGCCGCCGCACGACCATCACCAGAGCCGCAAGGGCTGATACTCCCCGGCGCGCTTCCCGGCCGCCATCCACACCAGCGCAGGGTCGGCGAGTCGTCTCGGACAGTCCGTCAGGATGTCCGCTGAGGCGACCCTGGCCCTGCCTGCCGCTGTCTTCCGCTGTCTTCGGCTACTTTCCCGCCCTTCTATTCCATTTGGCAAGTCCTATTGTTCTTGAATGGGAACATTGCTAGGATCGCAAAAAAATTTGCATCCGGCGTCCAGCCCCATTCCCGACCACCGCCGTGAAGAAACTGATTGTCCTGTTGCTCCTTGCAGCGCACGCGTCCCTGGGTTTCGCCCAATCGGGTCGCACCCATCTTTCCGAAAAAATCGATATCGCCAGCCTGAACCTGCGCAGCCTGGGCGAAGAAATCACCAAAAACGCGGGTAGCGACTACCAGAAAGCCACGCTCTTGCTGGACTGGGTCAGCAATCGCCTGGCATGGCTGGCGACCGATTACCAGCGACGAACGGTAGCGGAGATCCTGGAACGCGGCGGCGGCAATTGCTACGAACTGGCGCAGGTGTATCTGGCACTGGTGCAGGAAATGCACATCAAGTCCCGTCCCATTGCGGAAGTGAACCTGTCGAGGCATCATCCCGAGCGGCAGGTACAGGCCGAGCAGTTGGTGGAGGAAAAAGGCGTCCGCTACTCCCTGTTCGGCGCCCGCCATAACGACCATCGCTGGCTGGAGGTCCATGACGAAGCTTCAGGACAATGGTTGCCGGTCGATCCGACCATGAATGTCATCGGTGTCGACC includes:
- a CDS encoding transglutaminase domain-containing protein gives rise to the protein MKKLIVLLLLAAHASLGFAQSGRTHLSEKIDIASLNLRSLGEEITKNAGSDYQKATLLLDWVSNRLAWLATDYQRRTVAEILERGGGNCYELAQVYLALVQEMHIKSRPIAEVNLSRHHPERQVQAEQLVEEKGVRYSLFGARHNDHRWLEVHDEASGQWLPVDPTMNVIGVDRWVKARLGFGKRVSIDPAISDDMIAPFAIFVTDDSKTRMIDNRSAYYMVEQFDKAYDNKLSKLPSWNRWVGLIDSLSRHARSAFESQENFHLQTKQIDELDAVYRDLKAEYLKSRTEAG